One genomic segment of Mytilus trossulus isolate FHL-02 chromosome 4, PNRI_Mtr1.1.1.hap1, whole genome shotgun sequence includes these proteins:
- the LOC134716872 gene encoding protein wech-like produces MATLCSMLCSVCEIQHKNKEAEYWCSECEQGLCPECLNCHNALKSSRNHEVITVENYKQLPSSISSIQHHCSDHNRKFQMYCPQHENLCCPLCISSNHRNCVGLLSIEEVIATSKTSSLLDSMEQRIKDLLTNAEEIIDDRKQNLTSIQNQHHKFQSEITQMRDQINKHLDFLEKQSTEELLATKKDVSSRIETVITNITQNYKHVSKLKNEMCSIRKYASNLQTFLGAKVLEVEIQKKEEYLQSLSIDGSLEQVVINLEVDDELSNILSIQKFGSVSTEKKSPLFVLKNKTERQAQILRTPVVTPSSIHDINPTQQQIIAVPEKITGCSMTPSGKKLWDFKDESVLKSSCGVTADKHSNIYVADYENSSIVVISPDGKKGRRILGEGVTGIVFRKTLRLRLSPLLSVKRINKF; encoded by the exons ATGGCGACATTATGCAGCATGTTATGTTCTGTTTGTGAAATCCAGCACAAGAACAAAGAAGCTGAATATTGGTGTTCTGAATGTGAACAAGGCCTATGTCCCGAGTGTCTGAACTGCCACAATGCTTTGAAATCGTCTAGAAATCATGAGGTAATTACAGTTGAAAACTACAAGCAGCTTCCATCTTCAATATCCAGTATACAACATCACTGTTCTGATCACAATAGAAAGTTCCAGATGTACTGTCCTCAGCATGAAAACCTATGTTGTCCGTTATGTATCTCTTCTAATCATAGAAACTGCGTTGGTCTGTTATCGATAGAAGAGGTCATAGCAACGTCGAAGACATCGTCTTTATTGGACAGTATGGAACAGCGAATTAAAGATTTGTTAACTAATGCAGAGGAAATCATCGATGACCGTAAACAGAACCTCACTTCAATACAGAACCAACACCATAAGTTTCAGTCCGAGATAACACAGATGCGtgatcaaataaataaacaccTTGACTTCCTAGAAAAACAGTCTACTGAGGAATTGCTAGCTACCAAAAAGGATGTAAGCAGTCGAATAGAAACCGtcattacaaatataacccagAATTATAAACATGTGAGTAAgttgaaaaatgaaatgtgttcaaTTAGGAAATATGCATCGAATCTTCAGACATTTTTAGGAGCTAAAGTCCTTGAGGTGGAAATCCAAAAGAAAGAGGAATATCTCCAGTCTCTGTCTATTGATGGAAGTCTCGAGCAAGTTGTTATTAATCTTGAGGTAGATGACGAACTATCAAACATTTTATCTATTCAAAAATTTGGTTCAGTTtcgacagaaaaaaaatcgCCATTATTTGTACTTAAGAATAAAACAGAGAGGCAGGCTCAAATATTAAGAACGCCAGTTGTTACACCAAGTTCTATTCATGATATAAACCCAACGCAACAACAAATAATAGCCGTTCCAGAGAAAATAACTGGTTGCTCAATGACCCCGTCAG GTAAGAAACTATGGGACTTCAAAGATGAATCAGTGTTGAAAAGTTCCTGCGGTGTGACCGCTgataaacattcaaatatttatgtcGCAGATTATGAAAATAGTAGTATAGTCGTAATTTCACCAGATGGGAAAAAGGGAAGGCGTATACTTGGTGAG